A portion of the Sandaracinobacteroides saxicola genome contains these proteins:
- the purL gene encoding phosphoribosylformylglycinamidine synthase subunit PurL: MTDITPQIVAEHGLSPDEYERIVAAMGRTPNLLELGIFSVMWSEHCSYKSTRLHLAKLPTKAPWVIQGPGENAGVIDIGDGLAAIFKMESHNHPSFIEPYQGAATGVGGIMRDVFTMGARPVANLNALRFGAPDHPKTRHLLRGVVAGIGGYGNCVGVPTVGGEVNFHPSYNGNILVNAMTVGIARADRIFYSAAAGIGNPVVYVGSKTGRDGIHGATMASAEFDADSEEKRPTVQVGDPFMEKLLIEACLELMETDAIVAIQDMGAAGLTSSSVEMASKGGVGIHLKLDDVPQRESGMTPYEMMLSESQERMLMILKPGREAEAEAIFRKWALDFAVIGSVTNTGRLVLEHGGAIVGDLPLAPIGDEAPKYDRPWVPTPKRAPLGPVAESGDLLADLATLMASPDVASRRWIWEQYDCEVGADTVQRPGGDAAVVRVHGTAKGLAMTTDCTPRYVFADPVEGGKQAIAEAWRNLCAVGAKPLAVTDCMNFAAPTRPEVMGQFVGAIEGMAAACAALDFPVVSGNCSLYNETEGRGILPTPAIGAVGLLDDWSHSASIALKAAGDEIWLLGGLPGHLGQSLWLRDVRGREDGPPPPVDLAAERAAGDDVRAAIAAGLVTAVHDLSDGGLLVALAEMALAGGCGASLDTPLTTAQAFGEDQGRYLLTLPAGTPPPPTGLPLRLIGTAGGDSIVLADGTSVPLASLRAAHEGWLPALMQAV; this comes from the coding sequence ATGACCGACATCACCCCGCAGATCGTCGCCGAACATGGCCTTTCGCCCGACGAATATGAGCGCATCGTCGCCGCCATGGGGCGCACGCCGAACCTGCTGGAACTGGGCATCTTCTCGGTCATGTGGTCCGAACATTGCAGCTATAAATCCACGCGCCTGCATCTCGCCAAGCTGCCCACCAAAGCCCCCTGGGTGATCCAGGGGCCGGGGGAGAATGCCGGCGTGATCGACATCGGCGATGGTCTCGCCGCCATCTTCAAGATGGAGAGCCACAACCACCCCAGCTTCATCGAACCCTATCAGGGCGCGGCGACCGGCGTGGGCGGTATCATGCGCGACGTGTTCACCATGGGCGCGCGGCCCGTCGCCAACCTGAACGCGCTGCGCTTCGGCGCGCCCGACCATCCGAAGACCCGCCACCTGCTGCGCGGCGTCGTCGCCGGCATCGGCGGCTATGGCAATTGCGTCGGCGTGCCGACCGTGGGCGGGGAGGTGAATTTCCACCCCAGCTACAACGGCAACATCCTGGTGAACGCCATGACCGTCGGCATCGCCCGCGCCGACCGCATCTTCTATTCGGCGGCCGCCGGCATCGGCAATCCCGTGGTCTATGTCGGCAGCAAGACCGGGCGGGACGGCATCCATGGCGCCACCATGGCCAGCGCCGAGTTCGACGCTGACAGCGAGGAGAAGCGGCCGACGGTACAGGTCGGCGACCCGTTCATGGAGAAATTGCTGATCGAGGCCTGTCTTGAGCTGATGGAGACCGACGCCATCGTCGCCATCCAGGACATGGGGGCGGCGGGGCTGACCAGCAGCAGTGTCGAGATGGCATCGAAGGGCGGCGTCGGCATCCACCTGAAGCTGGATGACGTGCCGCAGCGCGAGAGCGGGATGACACCCTATGAAATGATGCTGTCGGAATCGCAGGAACGCATGCTGATGATCCTGAAGCCCGGGCGGGAGGCGGAGGCGGAGGCGATCTTCCGCAAATGGGCGCTGGATTTCGCGGTGATCGGCAGCGTGACCAATACCGGCCGGCTGGTGCTGGAGCATGGCGGCGCGATCGTGGGCGACCTGCCGCTGGCACCCATCGGCGACGAGGCACCGAAATATGACCGTCCCTGGGTGCCGACGCCGAAGCGGGCACCCCTGGGGCCGGTGGCGGAATCGGGCGACCTGCTGGCAGACCTCGCCACGCTGATGGCCAGCCCGGACGTCGCCAGCCGGCGCTGGATCTGGGAACAATATGATTGCGAGGTCGGCGCGGACACGGTGCAGCGGCCCGGCGGCGATGCGGCGGTGGTGCGGGTGCACGGCACGGCCAAGGGCCTGGCGATGACCACCGATTGCACGCCGCGCTATGTCTTTGCCGATCCGGTGGAGGGCGGGAAGCAGGCGATCGCGGAAGCCTGGCGCAACCTGTGCGCGGTGGGGGCGAAGCCGCTGGCGGTGACCGACTGCATGAATTTTGCAGCACCCACGCGGCCGGAGGTGATGGGGCAGTTCGTGGGTGCCATCGAGGGCATGGCGGCGGCCTGCGCCGCGCTCGACTTTCCGGTCGTGTCAGGGAATTGCAGCCTGTACAACGAGACCGAGGGGCGCGGCATCCTGCCGACCCCGGCGATCGGCGCGGTCGGCCTGCTCGACGACTGGAGCCACAGCGCCAGCATCGCGCTGAAGGCCGCGGGCGACGAGATCTGGCTGCTGGGCGGCCTGCCCGGGCATCTCGGGCAGAGCCTGTGGCTGCGCGACGTGCGCGGCAGGGAGGACGGCCCGCCGCCGCCGGTCGACCTGGCGGCCGAACGCGCCGCCGGCGATGATGTCCGCGCCGCCATCGCGGCCGGGCTGGTCACCGCGGTGCACGACCTCAGCGACGGCGGCCTGCTGGTGGCGCTGGCGGAAATGGCGCTGGCCGGCGGATGCGGCGCGTCGCTCGACACGCCGCTCACCACGGCGCAGGCCTTTGGCGAGGACCAGGGCCGCTATCTGCTGACCCTTCCCGCCGGCACCCCGCCGCCACCGACCGGGCTGCCGCTGCGGCTGATCGGCACGGCGGGCGGCGATTCGATCGTCCTCGCCGATGGGACCAGCGTGCCGCTGGCCAGCCTTCGCGCCGCGCACGAAGGCTGGCTGCCGGCGCTCATGCAGGCTGTTTAG